A single genomic interval of Mangifera indica cultivar Alphonso chromosome 5, CATAS_Mindica_2.1, whole genome shotgun sequence harbors:
- the LOC123216508 gene encoding LOW QUALITY PROTEIN: cytochrome P450 CYP749A22-like (The sequence of the model RefSeq protein was modified relative to this genomic sequence to represent the inferred CDS: deleted 1 base in 1 codon), with the protein MEAMIVYLSSAVCLLLLSVVITFINKFWWTPICIQSKLRSQGIKGPSYKFIYGSTKEILHMRNEIMATPMELSNHILPRIEPHVHSWTKLYGRNFLFWFGPKPQLIVTEPDLIKEILNGKEGGEYRKRDLTYFAKKILGDGLISARGEKWFKQRKIANHAFHAENLKNMIQAMIASVEMMLERWGHYEGKEVDAFKEFKVLTSEVISKTAFGSSYKEGEKIFDMLTKMAFILTRNAFKVRIPVLGKLAKTNDDIEADRLQKDIKDSIIKMIMKRENNVSRGEDYRYGSDLLGLLLTACHHEDQTQRISIDDVIDDCKTFYVGGHETTASFLSWTVLLLATHSDWQDKARKEVLEVLGQANPTPNSISRLKTMSMIINETLRLYPPAVGILRETKSQVKLGSVIVPANVDITVSILALHHDPEIWGEDAFLFKPERFADGVAKATNNKMAAFCPFGLGPRTCVGLNFSLMETKVALSMLLQRYRFTLSPTYVHSPLQVISMRPQHGLPIVLHSL; encoded by the exons ATGGAAGCCATGATTGTCTACCTTTCAAGCGCTGTGTGTTTGCTACTCCTGTCAGTTGTCATCACGTTCATTAACAAGTTTTGGTGGACTCCGATTTGCATACAGTCTAAGTTGAGGTCACAAGGTATCAAAGGTCCTTCTTACAAATTCATTTATGGAAGCACCAAAGAGATCCTTCATATGAGGAACGAAATCATGGCCACGCCCATGGAATTATCAAATCACATATTACCCAGAATTGAACCCCATGTTCACTCTTGGACCAAGCTTTATG GGAGAAATTTCCTTTTCTGGTTTGGTCCGAAGCCTCAATTAATAGTCACTGAACCTGATCTGATCAAAGAGATACTGAATGGCAAAGAAGGTGGAGAATATCGAAAAAGAGATTTAACATATTTTGCGAAAAAGATTTTAGGGGACGGGCTTATATCAGCTCGAGGTGAAAAATGGTTTAAGCAAAGGAAAATTGCCAACCATGCTTTCCATGCGGAGAATTTGAAG AATATGATCCAAGCAATGATTGCCAGTGTGGAGATGATGCTGGAAAGATGGGGACATTATGAAGGAAAGGAGGTTGATgcattcaaagaattcaaggtTTTAACATCAGAAGTAATCTCCAAGACAGCATTTGGGAGCAGTTATAAGGAAGGGGAGAAGATATTTGATATGTTGACAAAGATGGCTTTCATCCTAACCAGAAACGCATTCAAAGTCAGGATTCCTGTACTTGG TAAACTTGCAAAGACTAATGATGATATCGAAGCAGACAGACTT CAGAAAGATATAAAGGACTCCATTATTAAGATGataatgaagagagaaaataatgtGAGCAGGGGAGAAGATTATAGGTATGGCAGTGATCTTCTTGGATTACTGCTGACGGCTTGTCACCATGAAGATCAGACTCAGAGAATATCTATAGATGATGTGATAGATGACTGTAAGACATTTTACGTTGGTGGACATGAAACAACCGCAAGCTTTCTCTCCTGGACGGTTTTACTTCTTGCAACCCATTCCGATTGGCAAGATAAAGCTAGGAAGGAAGTTCTCGAAGTTCTTGGCCAAGCAAATCCAACTCCAAATAGCATCTCAAGATTAAAAACC ATGAGTATGATAATCAATGAAACTTTAAGACTGTATCCTCCGGCTGTTGGCATTTTAAGGGAAACCAAATCCCAAGTCAAATTGGGAAGTGTTATTGTACCAGCTAATGTGGATATCACAGTTTCAATTCTAGCACTTCACCATGATCCTGAAATATGGGGAGAAGATGCCTTCCTGTTCAAACCAGAGAGATTTGCAGATGGAGTGGCTAAAGCTACCAATAACAAAATGGCAGCTTTTTGTCCATTTGGCTTGGGACCTCGGACCTGTGTGGGATTGAACTTTTCTTTGATGGAAACAAAGGTTGCACTCTCAATGCTTTTGCAGCGATACAGGTTTACATTGTCACCAACTTATGTTCACTCTCCACTTCAAGTTATCTCAATGCGCCCTCAACATGGACTTCCTATCGTGCTTCACTCATTGTAA